A genomic window from Glaciihabitans sp. INWT7 includes:
- a CDS encoding heme-degrading domain-containing protein produces the protein MTEDTAGLIAEIEAQEERLVFTRFSNADTWELGCILVELGTERDHPITIDIRRGDQQLFHAALAGTAADNDQWVERKVRTVRRFGNSSFLVGLRHRATGTPFEAREWNDTFLYAAHGGSFPINIRDSGLIGTVTVSGLAQLADHRLVVEAIERLLDLGGQ, from the coding sequence ATGACCGAAGACACCGCCGGGCTCATCGCCGAGATCGAAGCACAGGAAGAGCGACTGGTCTTCACCCGTTTCAGCAACGCGGATACCTGGGAGCTGGGATGCATCCTGGTCGAACTCGGCACGGAGCGCGATCATCCGATCACCATCGACATCCGACGTGGCGACCAGCAGCTCTTCCATGCCGCGCTGGCCGGCACCGCCGCCGACAACGACCAGTGGGTCGAGCGCAAGGTGCGCACGGTGCGCCGATTCGGAAACAGCTCGTTCCTCGTGGGGCTCCGACACCGCGCGACCGGCACGCCGTTCGAAGCGCGGGAATGGAACGACACCTTCCTCTATGCGGCACACGGGGGCTCGTTTCCCATCAACATCCGCGACTCCGGGCTCATCGGCACAGTGACAGTGTCGGGGCTCGCACAGTTGGCGGATCACCGTCTCGTGGTGGAGGCGATCGAGCGGCTGCTCGACCTCGGCGGTCAGTAA
- a CDS encoding NUDIX hydrolase encodes MHNRHRLTSRILVFDERDRILLYLTVGSVPAEQTRWITPGGGVEPGESHAEGARRELFEETGLDIPDLGAPVWAQDFVPDYVGGDHDTGHAEYYVLRTTAFEPSRENWTAEEQLDVLETRWWTLAELAETTEPFRPPELLDLIRSQLPPH; translated from the coding sequence GTGCATAATCGACATCGACTCACTTCTCGTATCCTGGTCTTCGATGAGCGCGATCGCATTCTGCTCTACCTGACCGTGGGGTCGGTGCCGGCCGAGCAGACCCGTTGGATCACGCCCGGCGGGGGAGTGGAGCCGGGGGAGAGCCATGCCGAAGGGGCACGCCGAGAGCTGTTCGAAGAGACGGGGCTCGACATCCCCGACCTCGGAGCGCCGGTGTGGGCGCAGGACTTCGTGCCGGATTACGTCGGGGGAGACCACGACACGGGCCACGCCGAGTATTACGTGCTGCGCACCACGGCATTCGAGCCGTCGCGAGAGAATTGGACGGCGGAGGAGCAGCTCGACGTGCTCGAGACGCGCTGGTGGACACTGGCCGAACTCGCCGAGACGACAGAGCCGTTTCGCCCGCCAGAACTTCTCGACCTCATCCGCAGCCAGCTGCCGCCCCACTGA